The following coding sequences are from one Thunnus maccoyii chromosome 17, fThuMac1.1, whole genome shotgun sequence window:
- the LOC121882756 gene encoding NACHT, LRR and PYD domains-containing protein 3-like has protein sequence MEAGQSRIQQQRQDCVSYVSIKSDWSMTEPIVFKGQQSSETRIHQQRQDSSVPSCVSMKSDQPMFNPDEFKDAHQSVRKCVEKKSSEVLSGKSTCQHQTHLDSIFMLLEENVISFVKKELKKIQKVLSPDYPECLDSQSENEEVLDREEEEQRRSSREAFLKITLHFLRKMKQEELADCLQSRTPAAECQYKLKSNLKEKFQCVFEGIAKAGNPTLLNQIYTQLYIAEGGTAEVNDEHEVRQIETASRKSDRTETTMRQEDIFKTSPGRDEPIRTVMTKGVAGIGKTVLTQKFTLDWAEDKANQDIQFTFPFTFRELNVLREKKYSLVELVHHFFTETKEAGICRFEEFQVVFIFDGLDECRLPLDFHNNQILTDVTESTSVDVLLTNLIRGKLLPSAYLWITTRPAAANQIPPEYVDMVTEVRGLTDLQKEEYFRKRFRDEEQANTIISHIKTSRSLHIMCHMPVFCWITATVLEDVLKSREGRQLPKTLTEMYIHFLVVQLKLKNFKYDGGAETDPHWSPKNRKMIESLGKLAFEQLKKGNLIFYESDLIECGVDIRAASIYSGVFTQIFKEERGLYQDKVFCFIHLSVQEFLAALHVHLTFINSGVNLLAVAKTTSCLSKVFKKKPELTHLYQSAVDEVLQSPNGHLDLFLRFLLGLSLQTNQTLLRGLLKRTRCSSQTNQKTVEYIKKKISENLCAERHINLFHCLNELHDCSLVEEIQRYVSSGSLSKDKLSPAQWSALVFILLSSEKELDVFDLKKYSASEEALLRLLPVVKASNKALLIGCNLSERSCAALSAVLNSQSSSLRELDLSNNNLQDSEVKLLSAGLESPHCTLETLRLTGCNLSERSCAALSSVLSSQSSILRELDLSNNNLQDSGVQLLSAGLESPHCTLETLRLTDCNLSERSCAALSSVVSSQSSCLRELDLSNNNLMDSGLKLLSAGLESPHCTLETLRLTGCNLSERSCAALSSVLSSQSSILRELDLSNNNLQDSGVQLLSAGLESPCCTLKSLRLTDCNFSQRSCAALSSVLSSQSSNLRELNLSNNNLQDSEVKLLSAGLESPHCTLETLSLSGCLITEEGCTSLASALSSNPSHLRELDLSYNHPGDSGEKQLSAGLEDPHWRLD, from the exons ATGGAAGCTGGGCAGTCCAG aatccagcagcagagacaggaCTGTGTCAGCTATGTGTCCATCAAGAGTGACTGGTCTATGACAGAACCTATTGTCTTTAAAGGACAACAATCTTCTGAAACACG GATTCATCAGCAAAGACAAGACTCTTCTGtccccagctgtgtgtccatgaagagtgaccAGCCTATGTTTAATCCAGATGAGTTCAAAGATGCACACCAATCTGTTCGTAAATG TGTGGAGAAGAAGAGCTCAGAGGTTCTCAGTGGTAAATCTACATGTCAGCATCAAACACATCTGGACTCCATATTCATG ctgctggaggagaatgttattagttttgtgAAGAAAGAGCTGAAGAAGATCCAGAAGGTTCTGAGTccagattacccagaatgcttagACAGTCAGAGTGAGAATGAGGAGGTGTTGGAcagggaggaggaagaacaaaggaggagcagcagagaggcatttctgaagatcacactgcacttcctgaggaaaatgaagcaggaggagctggctgaTTGTCTGCAGAGCA gaACTCCTGCTGCAGAGTGTCAATATAAACTCAAGTCTAACCTGAAGGagaagttccagtgtgtgtttgaggggattgctaaagcaggaaacccaacccttctgaatcagatctacacaCAGCTCTACATCGCAGAGGGAGGAACTGCAGAagtcaatgatgaacatgaggtcagacagattgaaacagcatccaggaaatcagacagaacagaaacaacaatGAGACAAGAAGACATATTTAAAACCTcacctggaagagatgaaccaatcagaacagtgatgacaaagggagtggctggtattgggaaaacagtcttaacacagaagttcactctggactgggctgaagacaaagccaaccaggacatacagttcacatttccattcactttcagagagctgaatgtgctgagagagaaaaagtacagcttggtggaacttgttcatcacttctttactgaaaccaaagaagcaggaatctgcaggtttgaagagttccaagttgtgttcatctttgacggtctggatgagtgtcgacttcctctggacttccacaacaatcagatcctgactgatgttacagagtccacctcagtggatgtgctgttgacaaacctcatcagggggaaactgcttccctctgcttacctctggataaccacacgacctgcagcagccaatcagatccctcctgagtATGTtgacatggtgacagaggtcagagggctCACTGACCtacagaaggaggagtacttcaggaagagattcagagatgaggagcaggcaaacacaatcatctcccacatcaagacatcacgaagcctccacatcatgtgccacatgccagtcttctgctggatcactgctacagttctagaggatgtgttgaaaagcagagagggaagaCAGCTGCCtaagaccctgactgagatgtacatccacttcctggtggttcaATTGAAACTGAAGAATTtcaagtatgatggaggagctgagacagatccacactggagtcCAAAGAACAGGAAGATGAttgagtctctgggaaaactggcttttgagcagctgaagaaaggcaacctgatcttctatgaatcagacctgatAGAGTGTGGCGTCgatatcagagcagcctcaATATattcaggagtgttcacacagatctttaaagaggagagagggctgtaccaggacaaggtgttctgcttcattcatctgagtgttcaggagtttctggctgctcttcatgtccatctgacattcatcaactctGGAGTCAATCTGCTGGCAGTAGCAAAGACAACATCTTGCTTGTCTaaagtctttaaaaagaaaCCTGAACTAACACATCTCTACCAGAGTGCTGTGGACGAGGTGTTacagagtccaaatggacacctagacttgttcctccgcttcctcctgggtctttcactgcagacaaaTCAGACTCTCTTGCGAGGCCTCCTGAAAAGGACAAGATGCAGctcacagaccaatcagaaaacagttgagtacatcaagaagaagatcagtgAGAATCTGTGTGCAGAAAGACacatcaatctgttccactgtctgaatgaactgcaTGATTGTTCTctagtggaggagatccaacGGTACGTGAGTTCAGGAAGTCTCTCCAAagataaactgtctcctgctcaatggtcagctctggtcttcataTTACTGTCGTCAGAAAAAGAACTGgatgtgtttgacctgaagaaatactctgcttcagaggaggctcttctgagGCTGTTGCCAGTGGTCAAAGCTTCAAATAAAGCTCT GCTGATTGGCTGcaacctctcagagagaagctgtgcagctctgtccgCAGTTCTCAActcccagtcctctagtctgagagagcttgacctgAGTAACAACAATCTGCAGGATTCAGAAGTGAAGCTGTTGTCTGCTGggctggagagtccacactgtacactggaaactctcag GCTGACtggctgtaacctctcagagagaagctgtgcagctctgtcgtcagttctcagctcccagtcctctattctgagagagcttgacctgAGTAACAACAActtgcaggattcaggagtgcagctgctgtctgctgggcTGGAGAGTCCTCACTgtacactggaaactctcag GCTGACTGactgtaacctctcagagagaagctgtgcagctttGTCCTCAGTTgtcagctcccagtcctcttgtctgagagagcttgacctgAGTAACAACAACCTAATGGATTCAGGACTgaagctgctctctgctggactggagagtccacactgtacactggaaaCCCTCAG GCTGACtggctgtaacctctcagagagaagctgtgcagctctgtcgtcagttctcagctcccagtcctctattctgagagagcttgacctgAGTAACAACAActtgcaggattcaggagtgcagctgctgtctgctgggcTGGAGAGTCCATGCTGTACACTGAAATCTCTCAG GCTGACTGACTGTAACTTCTCacagagaagctgtgcagctctgtcctccgttctcagctcccagtcctctaatctgagagagctgaatctgagtaacaacaacctgcaggattcagaggtgaagctgctgtctgctggactggagagtccacattgtacactggaaactctcag TCTGTCAGGctgtctgatcacagaggaaggctgtacttctctggcctcagctctgagctccaacccctcccatctgagagagcttgacctgagctacaatcatccaggagacTCAGGAGAGAAgcagctgtctgctggactggaggatccacactggagactggac